A single window of Vibrio sp. SCSIO 43137 DNA harbors:
- a CDS encoding phosphoglycerate dehydrogenase: MRIQDSTVINDLTIGITTVAFSKDKDLVNTIHNQGFKKVLINQPQRRFTQDELIEFLAKCDIAIVGLDKINDEVLSRVPKLKAISKYGVGLDNIDFEACHRHNVKVLHTQGVNKRSVSELALGCMLSLSRRIYVTSNELKAGDWNKQGGMQVTGKKVGIIGVGHIGKDIIELLKPFGCEILVNDIIDQQSYYKENGLVEATKEEIFKNADIISIHTPLTEELKYFINKDSLSLMKKRAIVINTARGGLINQDDLKWALKNNIIAGAAIDAYEVEPPTDSELISLPNLITTPHIGGNANEAVQAMGLAAIDNIVAYCQKD; this comes from the coding sequence ATGAGAATTCAGGATTCTACAGTGATAAATGATCTTACCATTGGTATAACAACGGTTGCTTTCTCGAAGGATAAGGATCTTGTAAATACCATTCATAATCAGGGATTTAAAAAGGTATTAATCAATCAACCTCAAAGACGTTTCACGCAAGACGAGCTAATTGAATTTTTGGCTAAGTGTGACATTGCTATTGTGGGGCTAGATAAGATAAACGACGAAGTTTTATCCAGAGTACCAAAATTAAAAGCAATATCAAAGTATGGAGTTGGTCTTGACAATATAGACTTTGAAGCTTGTCATAGACATAATGTTAAAGTTTTACATACTCAGGGCGTTAATAAAAGATCAGTTTCGGAGCTAGCCCTAGGATGTATGCTAAGTCTTAGCCGAAGAATATATGTTACTTCCAATGAATTGAAAGCGGGTGACTGGAACAAGCAAGGTGGGATGCAAGTAACTGGAAAGAAAGTCGGTATCATTGGTGTAGGGCATATAGGGAAGGATATTATCGAACTACTCAAACCATTTGGTTGTGAAATTCTCGTTAATGATATAATTGATCAACAAAGTTATTACAAAGAAAATGGGCTCGTCGAAGCTACGAAAGAAGAAATATTCAAAAATGCTGACATTATTAGCATTCATACACCGTTGACAGAAGAACTTAAGTATTTCATTAACAAAGACTCGCTGTCTCTCATGAAAAAAAGGGCTATTGTTATAAATACAGCAAGGGGGGGCTTGATTAATCAGGATGACCTTAAATGGGCCCTGAAAAATAATATTATTGCAGGAGCTGCGATTGATGCTTATGAGGTTGAACCACCAACAGATAGCGAGCTCATTTCATTACCTAATCTCATTACTACACCCCACATCGGTGGTAATGCAAATGAAGCGGTTCAAGCTATGGGATTGGCCGCGATAGATAATATCGTAGCCTACTGCCAAAAGGACTAA
- a CDS encoding YhcH/YjgK/YiaL family protein, translating to MAIIGNLYKIEEFLSDKNLDAVFEYFRQALDRKSDVYSRILERPLGAFEKVKITDEIFALEQVYYTKEREKCFIESHRKYIDFQLIVRGNEQMEYIDIDKLEIDCHYDEVKDLITYKMTDITSKFLLQEHDIAIFFPDDAHIGLPKVDHPELVYKTVIKLPMELYR from the coding sequence ATGGCAATTATAGGAAACCTATACAAGATCGAAGAGTTTTTAAGCGATAAAAATCTTGATGCAGTATTCGAATATTTTAGGCAAGCTCTTGATAGAAAAAGCGACGTTTATTCGCGAATTCTAGAACGACCTTTAGGGGCGTTTGAAAAGGTTAAGATTACAGACGAAATATTCGCACTTGAACAAGTTTACTATACTAAAGAGCGAGAGAAGTGCTTTATTGAATCTCATCGAAAATATATAGATTTTCAGCTGATTGTTCGAGGTAATGAACAAATGGAATATATTGATATTGATAAGCTTGAAATAGACTGCCATTATGATGAAGTAAAAGATCTTATTACATATAAGATGACTGATATTACTTCAAAGTTCTTGCTTCAAGAACATGATATCGCCATTTTCTTCCCTGATGACGCTCACATAGGGTTACCTAAAGTAGATCACCCCGAATTGGTTTATAAAACTGTGATCAAGCTTCCAATGGAATTGTATCGATGA
- a CDS encoding inositol monophosphatase family protein: MKYLREFELAKRVAIDVGIFLNNQVHKRIDSEVGKDIKLELDRIAEEMIIDAISLEFDNPILSEEIGLTRKNKPNEEYWVIDPIDGTLNFSRDNPLCCISIALWVEKEPIFGVIYDFNREELFSGYIGSGAWLNDTKLEPKNKKEKSQSILATGFPTYMNDDEETLKSFISNIQEYKKIRMMGSAALSLAYVASGRFDSYIENNIKLWDVAAGIAINKALNNKVNIMYLQDYSTNTLVETS, encoded by the coding sequence ATGAAATATTTAAGAGAATTTGAGTTAGCAAAAAGAGTAGCTATAGATGTTGGTATCTTTTTGAATAATCAGGTTCATAAAAGAATAGACTCAGAAGTTGGAAAAGATATCAAACTCGAACTGGACAGAATTGCAGAAGAGATGATTATCGATGCTATTTCTCTTGAGTTCGATAACCCAATATTAAGTGAAGAAATAGGCTTAACAAGAAAGAATAAGCCTAATGAAGAGTATTGGGTTATAGATCCTATTGATGGCACTTTAAATTTTAGTCGAGATAATCCTTTATGTTGTATCTCCATTGCTTTATGGGTAGAGAAGGAGCCAATATTCGGTGTTATATATGATTTTAACAGAGAGGAGCTCTTTAGTGGGTATATAGGTAGTGGGGCTTGGTTGAATGATACAAAACTCGAACCTAAAAACAAAAAGGAGAAATCACAATCGATTTTAGCTACAGGTTTCCCTACTTATATGAACGATGATGAAGAGACTTTAAAGAGCTTTATTTCTAATATACAAGAATACAAGAAAATCAGAATGATGGGCTCAGCTGCTCTTTCTTTAGCTTATGTTGCGAGTGGAAGGTTTGATTCATATATTGAAAATAACATAAAATTGTGGGACGTTGCTGCTGGGATTGCAATAAATAAAGCTCTCAACAACAAGGTGAACATTATGTATTTACAAGATTACAGTACTAATACATTAGTAGAAACAAGCTAA
- a CDS encoding acylneuraminate cytidylyltransferase family protein has protein sequence MKIIAMIPARLGSQRLKHKNLQPFKGVPLIVHAIRKAKISGVFDEIWVNSEAEVFADIAEQEGVNFHKRPKELADNNATSEDFVYQFLKEHQCDYVVQLHSIAPLLSVVDTQNFVSELEKGSADALLSVDNVQIECAYENSPVNFSYDAKTNSQDLKPVQRITWSITGWKRNSYIEAYDSKKCATYSGNVAYFPIDRLAGHIIKTQEDLDIAEALYDLTVK, from the coding sequence ATGAAGATTATAGCGATGATACCTGCTAGATTGGGTAGCCAAAGGCTTAAACATAAAAATCTACAACCTTTTAAAGGGGTTCCTCTAATTGTTCATGCTATAAGAAAAGCAAAGATTAGTGGCGTATTTGATGAAATATGGGTTAACAGTGAGGCCGAAGTATTTGCCGATATTGCTGAACAAGAGGGTGTCAACTTTCACAAACGTCCCAAGGAACTTGCAGATAATAATGCTACAAGTGAAGACTTTGTTTACCAATTCTTAAAGGAGCACCAGTGTGATTACGTTGTACAGTTACATAGTATTGCTCCACTTCTCAGTGTTGTTGACACGCAAAATTTTGTGTCAGAATTAGAAAAAGGAAGCGCAGACGCACTGCTGAGTGTTGATAATGTTCAAATAGAATGTGCGTATGAAAATTCTCCAGTAAATTTTTCATATGACGCTAAAACAAATTCTCAAGACCTCAAACCAGTTCAAAGAATTACATGGAGTATCACTGGTTGGAAAAGAAATAGTTATATCGAAGCTTATGACAGTAAAAAATGTGCAACATATAGTGGAAATGTTGCGTATTTTCCTATTGATAGACTTGCAGGCCATATCATCAAGACCCAAGAAGATCTTGATATAGCTGAGGCTTTATATGATTTAACAGTGAAGTGA
- a CDS encoding 6-hydroxymethylpterin diphosphokinase MptE-like protein yields MRIIRELRNLLALNSFRNMYGDSECIIVGNGPSVEVNDLKLIQNSGKVIFTFNRFYLAYEQLELEFFRPDFIMSIDPQMIKDFGQDIIDNRNDATVFFGMNNRNALEGEYISFYIKNRIPFLFQKTPFNRISTGDSSVIAAIQMAYFMGMKKIYLYGVDHNFKHDIKSNDGMVKGGSNHFIKDYRSGRKWHPPVSENIELAFKACDKYLRERDGYIVNCSRRTKLDNIERMNLNDCL; encoded by the coding sequence ATGAGAATTATAAGAGAGTTAAGGAATTTACTTGCCTTAAACTCATTTAGGAATATGTATGGTGATTCCGAATGTATAATTGTGGGTAATGGACCTAGTGTAGAGGTTAATGACTTAAAGTTAATACAAAATTCAGGTAAGGTAATATTTACCTTTAATCGTTTTTATCTAGCTTACGAACAGCTAGAATTGGAATTTTTCCGTCCCGACTTTATTATGTCGATCGACCCTCAAATGATTAAAGACTTTGGTCAAGACATTATTGATAACAGAAACGATGCAACAGTGTTTTTTGGGATGAACAATAGGAACGCTTTAGAGGGTGAGTATATATCATTTTACATAAAGAATAGAATACCATTTCTGTTTCAAAAAACGCCTTTTAATAGAATCTCCACAGGAGACTCATCCGTCATCGCAGCCATTCAAATGGCTTATTTTATGGGTATGAAGAAGATATATCTTTATGGAGTGGATCATAATTTCAAACATGATATTAAAAGCAATGATGGAATGGTAAAAGGTGGTAGTAACCACTTTATTAAGGACTATAGAAGTGGAAGAAAGTGGCATCCTCCAGTTAGTGAAAATATTGAATTGGCTTTCAAGGCATGTGATAAATATTTAAGAGAACGAGATGGTTATATTGTTAACTGCTCTAGAAGAACGAAGCTAGATAATATAGAGAGGATGAATTTAAATGATTGTTTATGA
- a CDS encoding ABC transporter permease has protein sequence MIVYDSKSVRVGFVDNIKNMTRNVIGDRYIAYRLAKKDIKSKYSKSYIGLIWDFLEPVSLATVFIFLHRSKFINTDDLTMSYSIFVIYGLLMWQIFNDTLLQSIDIVNRSKTLLSQINVSAEALVMSIIFRMSFNAIFVICAIAIFSAITSTFDLVGMLKFLFLFPLIILAGLAMGLILTPFNTLNSDVGSFVKILLRALFFTSAVLFPLPKEGILSVIGTYNPLVHLFENMRYVGLGYEVHLAGFLSVIIAIFLLLFVAWYIFHLTLKLLVERV, from the coding sequence ATGATTGTTTATGATTCAAAGTCGGTTAGAGTTGGTTTTGTCGACAATATCAAAAACATGACAAGGAATGTTATTGGAGATCGTTATATTGCATATAGACTTGCCAAGAAGGACATTAAAAGCAAGTACTCTAAGTCCTATATAGGTCTTATATGGGATTTCTTAGAACCGGTTTCTTTGGCTACGGTTTTTATTTTTCTTCACCGTTCAAAGTTCATAAATACAGATGATTTAACGATGAGTTATTCAATATTCGTTATTTATGGTCTTTTGATGTGGCAGATCTTTAATGACACATTGCTACAATCTATCGATATAGTTAATCGTTCAAAAACTCTTTTGTCACAAATTAATGTTTCTGCAGAAGCACTCGTTATGTCAATAATATTTCGAATGAGTTTTAATGCTATATTTGTAATATGTGCTATAGCAATTTTTTCCGCAATTACCTCAACCTTTGATTTGGTCGGTATGCTTAAGTTTCTTTTTCTATTCCCATTGATAATTCTGGCAGGTCTAGCCATGGGCTTGATTCTGACACCATTCAATACGTTGAATAGTGATGTTGGAAGTTTTGTTAAAATATTGCTCCGAGCTTTATTTTTTACAAGTGCTGTGTTATTTCCGTTACCGAAAGAAGGTATTCTAAGCGTTATCGGAACATATAACCCACTCGTCCACCTATTTGAAAATATGCGGTATGTCGGCCTAGGCTATGAAGTACATCTGGCAGGTTTTTTATCTGTCATAATTGCTATTTTTTTGCTTCTTTTTGTGGCCTGGTACATCTTTCATTTAACATTAAAACTTTTGGTTGAGAGAGTATAG
- a CDS encoding ABC transporter ATP-binding protein, whose translation MASIVKVENIIKKYSKNSSSHLDYGIKDLFTELKGLNQSTSLRKDEFYAVNNVSFSLEKGQSIALIGRNGCGKTTLLKMIAGLIKPTRGRITIDGKVQALIALGAGFENKLSGRENIYNSASLIGLNYHETQKIIDEIIEFSEIEEFIDSPVETYSSGMYARLGFSVAIHLKPDLLLVDEILSVGDYAFQNKCFMKMHQLKKEGMSIILVSHSHTQVTQLCDVAVWMDKGNIIEYGKSKEVVTKYLNHMDELAVKKLERSSPKKNDSPMLYGSIYPDFDKISNFKFKILDESGNELSTCRTNDTIFLEYSFELSQKVEDLNVSINFYRKDGLLMTTISTLNGDIIKHVNDGKVHCKLRIDNLSLNPNEYVIVMPIHEGHGYLYRNVVKEFLVTKHSEMMHWGVVTLNHEYQEI comes from the coding sequence ATGGCATCAATTGTAAAAGTTGAAAACATAATAAAGAAGTATTCTAAGAACTCGAGCTCCCATCTAGACTATGGTATCAAGGACCTGTTTACAGAGCTTAAAGGTCTAAACCAGAGTACTTCTCTGAGAAAAGATGAATTTTATGCTGTTAATAACGTTAGTTTCTCATTAGAGAAAGGGCAAAGCATTGCTCTTATTGGTAGAAACGGTTGTGGTAAAACGACCTTGTTAAAAATGATAGCCGGTCTAATAAAACCTACAAGGGGCCGGATTACGATAGACGGCAAAGTCCAAGCTTTAATAGCCTTGGGCGCAGGGTTTGAAAACAAGCTTTCTGGTAGAGAAAATATCTATAACTCCGCTTCGTTAATAGGATTGAATTATCACGAAACGCAGAAGATTATTGATGAAATAATTGAGTTTTCTGAAATAGAGGAGTTTATTGATAGTCCGGTAGAAACATATAGTTCGGGTATGTATGCGAGACTAGGTTTTTCTGTTGCTATTCACCTAAAGCCTGACCTCTTACTTGTAGATGAAATTCTCTCTGTAGGCGATTACGCATTTCAAAACAAGTGTTTTATGAAGATGCATCAACTGAAGAAGGAAGGGATGTCCATAATCTTAGTTTCCCACAGTCACACACAAGTTACGCAACTGTGTGATGTCGCCGTGTGGATGGATAAAGGCAATATCATAGAATACGGAAAGTCCAAAGAAGTGGTGACTAAATATCTAAATCACATGGATGAATTAGCTGTCAAGAAACTTGAAAGGTCTTCTCCTAAAAAGAACGATTCGCCTATGCTATATGGCTCTATCTACCCTGATTTTGATAAGATTAGCAACTTCAAATTTAAGATATTAGATGAGTCTGGCAATGAACTTAGTACGTGTAGAACAAACGATACAATCTTTCTAGAGTACAGCTTTGAATTGAGTCAAAAAGTTGAAGATCTAAATGTTTCTATTAACTTCTACCGAAAAGATGGGTTACTTATGACAACTATATCTACCCTTAATGGAGATATAATCAAACATGTTAACGATGGAAAAGTTCACTGTAAATTACGAATTGACAACTTGTCGCTTAATCCAAATGAGTATGTGATCGTAATGCCAATTCATGAAGGACATGGATATCTGTACAGAAATGTAGTTAAGGAATTCTTGGTGACTAAGCATAGTGAAATGATGCATTGGGGAGTTGTCACACTAAATCATGAATATCAGGAAATCTAA
- a CDS encoding FkbM family methyltransferase, with product MRNIFAKVLSRSTHGIFSLINIVLSKFNKKVVVFDNGKNNSSVVDTKEYLLLRKSRVESVSKDTVIFDDAILLSNYWKVNEERVDNQEYILLDKTKINSAEKGFVKFDNSCLLTNHQIVGSDIVEFSDKIVVNRQSVVFLSWALFSNKKALTKLLNDTEKKVFISNGSVVNLNDMVSLFSSALEYKSLLCNDYSENQHFDEVRRAENRSFDVLEQFFYSDGCVKLGDNKLRLYDPNSLMILMNELLITEDYFFESESDNPLIIDCGSNFGLSLFYYKKMYPNSRIISFEPLSSMRNVLQNNIDSNNWSNVTLEPYALWKEDTEMTFQVPNDDSMAGSLTDRRKVPDGTMNEEKVTCKRLSTYLENKVDFLKLDIEGAELEVLEESKHLLGNVNYLFCEYHHLIDDPRLGRIITILEDAGFDVNVTKSYSYSRGTKYRPMKYLNDKGYLYSASIFCKNKVVTK from the coding sequence ATGAGAAACATTTTTGCTAAAGTACTCTCTAGGTCGACTCACGGCATTTTTTCCCTGATTAACATAGTATTGTCAAAGTTTAATAAAAAGGTTGTTGTTTTCGATAACGGTAAAAATAACTCAAGTGTTGTAGACACGAAGGAGTATCTTTTACTAAGAAAATCGAGAGTTGAATCCGTCAGCAAAGACACCGTGATATTTGATGATGCTATACTATTATCAAACTACTGGAAGGTTAATGAAGAGCGAGTCGATAATCAAGAATACATATTGCTAGACAAGACCAAAATTAACTCAGCTGAGAAAGGGTTCGTCAAGTTTGATAATAGCTGCCTATTAACTAATCACCAAATTGTTGGTAGTGATATTGTAGAATTCTCGGACAAAATAGTAGTTAATAGACAAAGCGTTGTTTTTCTTAGTTGGGCATTATTTAGTAATAAGAAGGCATTAACAAAGTTACTAAATGATACAGAGAAGAAAGTCTTTATCTCTAATGGTAGCGTGGTTAATCTAAATGACATGGTCTCTTTGTTTTCTAGTGCGTTAGAATATAAGAGTTTATTATGTAATGACTATTCAGAAAATCAGCATTTTGATGAAGTAAGACGTGCCGAAAATAGAAGTTTCGATGTATTGGAACAGTTCTTTTATAGCGATGGATGTGTAAAGCTAGGTGATAATAAGTTAAGGTTGTATGATCCAAATTCTCTTATGATATTAATGAACGAATTATTGATTACGGAAGATTACTTTTTCGAGTCAGAAAGTGATAATCCACTTATAATAGATTGTGGTAGTAACTTTGGATTATCTTTGTTCTACTATAAAAAGATGTATCCAAACTCAAGAATAATTTCATTTGAGCCGTTATCTTCAATGAGAAATGTGCTACAAAATAACATCGACAGTAACAACTGGAGTAACGTAACTTTGGAACCTTATGCGTTATGGAAAGAGGATACTGAAATGACGTTCCAAGTTCCGAACGATGACTCTATGGCTGGTTCGCTGACAGACCGCCGAAAGGTACCAGATGGGACTATGAACGAAGAAAAAGTGACTTGTAAGCGACTTAGCACCTATTTAGAAAATAAAGTTGATTTCTTGAAACTTGATATTGAAGGCGCGGAGTTAGAGGTATTAGAAGAATCTAAACATTTACTCGGCAATGTAAATTATCTTTTCTGCGAGTATCATCACTTAATTGATGATCCTAGACTCGGTCGGATTATAACGATACTCGAAGACGCTGGGTTTGACGTGAATGTGACGAAGTCTTACAGTTACAGTAGAGGCACGAAATATAGACCTATGAAATATTTGAATGATAAAGGCTACCTTTATAGTGCATCAATTTTCTGTAAGAACAAAGTAGTTACAAAATGA
- a CDS encoding HAD family hydrolase: MQYSENPDELKSFLEEHSGSTKKVIYDFDNTLFLDNSTNLYFNSIRPRWLVCLIFYFLNIVFDRFKIDRFIWEDYIKTVIGIYLFPLSYFRWKYRTAKYFARELLNEELLLNESKENRKYIIISFGHKEIIEPLLKHMGIDYELICSKILLNPKNIRRRGKLYYIEPFLEEGDKENCLFVTDSKDDSELLDYFERSFLLIWRKQSPVNFHNVYIPFKYTAKCKYVVKNILWNQHIGEDLVVLILAYGLFMPLDILSVVFLFISFFIVYEMGYYENDFKASENEDKPSLSGKQKEYINYPIYKYGILWALSTSAIGVYFLTESFITNYVQWLITLIALFFTFRIFNSIKPINRIYIFPFLQLFKTFSYTLFFKLNPIGLVLLFSQVMRQTTNYHIYRFGGNTKIFKRQNHRMLVFIILMLVLLVSKLVAIEELFTVQFALILCWLLQRSITRDLGGYRNSAKFFVKLPQVLYRKLKGS, from the coding sequence ATGCAGTATTCTGAAAATCCGGATGAGCTAAAGAGTTTTTTAGAAGAACATTCTGGAAGCACCAAAAAGGTAATTTATGATTTTGATAATACTCTTTTCTTAGATAATTCTACCAATTTGTATTTCAACTCTATTAGGCCTCGGTGGTTAGTATGTTTGATATTCTATTTTCTTAACATTGTTTTTGATAGGTTTAAAATTGATCGTTTCATCTGGGAAGATTACATAAAAACCGTAATCGGAATTTACCTATTCCCTCTTTCCTATTTTAGATGGAAGTATCGAACAGCAAAATACTTTGCAAGAGAATTATTGAATGAAGAGCTTTTATTAAATGAATCAAAAGAAAATCGGAAATACATAATAATTTCTTTCGGACATAAAGAAATTATCGAGCCTCTATTAAAACACATGGGAATAGATTATGAACTCATTTGTTCTAAAATTTTGCTTAATCCGAAAAATATCCGAAGGAGAGGTAAACTCTATTACATAGAACCGTTTCTAGAGGAAGGGGATAAAGAAAATTGTCTATTTGTTACGGATTCTAAAGATGACTCAGAGTTATTAGATTATTTTGAACGTTCATTTCTCTTGATTTGGAGGAAACAGTCTCCTGTTAACTTTCATAATGTGTATATTCCGTTTAAGTACACTGCAAAATGTAAATATGTTGTTAAGAATATACTGTGGAATCAGCACATAGGCGAAGATCTAGTTGTTCTTATTTTAGCGTATGGTTTATTCATGCCATTAGATATTCTTTCTGTAGTTTTCTTGTTTATATCGTTTTTTATTGTTTATGAGATGGGATATTACGAAAATGATTTTAAGGCAAGCGAGAATGAAGATAAACCTTCACTATCAGGTAAGCAAAAAGAGTATATAAATTATCCTATTTATAAATATGGAATTCTCTGGGCGCTTTCAACGTCAGCTATAGGTGTTTATTTTTTAACTGAAAGTTTCATAACAAACTACGTCCAATGGTTGATTACTTTAATTGCGCTGTTCTTTACGTTCAGAATTTTTAATTCCATAAAGCCCATAAATAGAATATACATATTTCCTTTTTTACAACTATTTAAAACTTTCAGCTATACTTTATTTTTTAAATTGAACCCAATTGGTCTTGTACTTCTTTTTTCTCAGGTGATGAGACAAACAACGAACTATCATATTTACCGTTTTGGTGGCAATACAAAAATATTTAAAAGGCAAAATCATAGAATGTTGGTCTTTATAATTTTAATGTTGGTTTTGTTGGTTTCAAAACTGGTTGCTATTGAAGAATTATTTACAGTGCAATTCGCACTTATATTATGCTGGCTATTACAAAGAAGTATTACCAGAGACTTGGGGGGATATCGAAACTCCGCGAAATTTTTCGTTAAGTTACCACAAGTTTTATATAGAAAGTTGAAAGGATCGTAA
- a CDS encoding glycosyltransferase yields the protein MNIVVVGRNPEGSYSGGRYHAWILAEAIAKNHKLIYFSNAKPIFANDFVTYKDHKNVDLRIIDDQFYDLRCEEDIDIVFFIPGMDADNTFYKNTIKFASKKKAHLVLINFESPNWFNKYSVIQRNESLWDNWVMMSRYSSCILSSSKEGMKYAKLFYKNIPQSSVFEFCYPSINSQVADQVYFDDEIKKEKRIIMTARFTLSDHKGSYNIPDLFCEEMRGHSFILILGSGDVPSDIKSEIENKAQEFGINVEYKRTLDDKNKFIEIKRAKLVLFPSFFEGFGYPPIEAQYLNTACVAFRIPVIEETSPRIDMVKLGDWSKFKREIAVALEREEQDYHSDISEIASFDSMVGNIDRVIRKVSTLPLPKELNDTSSIKVAPRHVVETSTALKEKCKNILGEKQYVLLRNEYQKFKSGDLDLLSFLFKVFKAILKTLLPENAYRKLTKIYHKIKG from the coding sequence ATGAACATTGTAGTTGTAGGTAGGAACCCAGAAGGTTCATATTCCGGTGGTAGGTATCATGCATGGATTTTAGCTGAGGCCATAGCTAAGAACCATAAGCTTATATATTTTTCTAATGCAAAACCTATATTCGCTAATGATTTTGTCACTTATAAAGACCATAAGAATGTAGATTTGCGAATTATAGATGATCAATTTTACGACTTACGATGCGAAGAAGATATTGATATAGTATTTTTCATTCCTGGTATGGATGCAGATAATACTTTTTATAAGAACACAATTAAATTCGCCAGTAAAAAAAAGGCTCATTTAGTACTTATTAATTTTGAGTCTCCAAATTGGTTTAACAAATATTCAGTAATCCAAAGAAATGAATCTCTCTGGGATAATTGGGTAATGATGTCTAGGTATAGCTCTTGTATCTTGTCTAGTAGTAAAGAAGGAATGAAATACGCGAAACTATTTTATAAGAATATACCACAGTCATCGGTTTTTGAATTCTGTTATCCATCTATTAATTCTCAAGTTGCTGATCAAGTTTACTTTGATGATGAAATAAAAAAAGAAAAAAGAATTATAATGACAGCTCGATTTACTTTGTCGGATCACAAGGGAAGTTACAATATTCCCGATCTATTTTGCGAGGAAATGAGGGGACATTCATTCATTTTGATTTTGGGTTCAGGTGATGTGCCTTCAGACATCAAGTCAGAGATAGAAAACAAGGCACAAGAGTTTGGTATAAATGTTGAGTATAAACGTACGCTGGATGACAAAAATAAGTTCATCGAGATAAAGCGGGCTAAGTTGGTACTTTTTCCGTCTTTTTTCGAAGGTTTTGGCTACCCTCCAATCGAAGCACAATATCTTAATACAGCGTGTGTAGCGTTTAGAATTCCGGTAATAGAGGAAACATCGCCCAGAATTGATATGGTTAAATTAGGTGATTGGTCCAAATTCAAACGTGAAATAGCTGTAGCTTTAGAAAGAGAAGAACAGGATTATCATAGTGATATTTCAGAGATCGCATCGTTTGACTCAATGGTTGGAAATATAGATCGTGTAATTCGTAAAGTTTCTACATTACCACTTCCAAAAGAGCTTAATGATACATCCTCTATTAAGGTTGCCCCGAGACATGTGGTCGAAACATCCACAGCACTAAAAGAAAAATGTAAAAATATTTTAGGTGAAAAGCAATATGTTTTACTTAGAAATGAATACCAAAAGTTCAAATCTGGTGATCTTGATTTACTATCATTTCTTTTCAAAGTGTTTAAAGCAATACTAAAAACGTTATTGCCGGAGAACGCGTATCGGAAATTAACTAAAATCTATCATAAAATAAAAGGTTGA